Part of the Strix aluco isolate bStrAlu1 chromosome 20, bStrAlu1.hap1, whole genome shotgun sequence genome is shown below.
AGGCAGGGCACTCGGGTCGAGGGCCAGCCAGGGCCGCGCGGTCCCTCAATGCAGGTGCACAATCTGCCCTTTCCCCGGGATGGCTACGCACCCATCCCCTCCATCCCTGTGGCAGGACTCAGGAATGCTCCCCAGGGCTGGCCGTGGCCTCATCCTGTGCCAGGATGAGCCTCATCATACACCACCCACACGAAAGGGATGGCCCACAGGAGCAGCACCCCACAGTGATGCCCCATGAGCTTGGGAAACACCTCCCAGGCAGGCCGGCTCCCTGCAGAGCAACGCAATTGCTGAAGCCTGATTCCCTGCGCAGCTCTCCCTGACTCTCGGCACAGGACAGACCTTTTACAGATGCTGCCAGGGCTCAGCCAAAGCCTGCGTAGGAGACCTGACATGCTGGTTCCCGCAGGCTCACCAGCAAGGCTCGACTTGCGGCTTGCTCCTGAGTCAGACACAAAATGAGGGCAAAGGACATGGAGACACACAGATAAGGAGCAACCAGGAACCCTTCACTTCTGCCTTCGCTCAGAGCTTGCGAAAtattcctccctccctgccaccctccctgccaGGCAGCAAACACCCACTCAGCAGGCCCAGCAGCTGCCTGAACCCAGGGCTCGGGCAGAGCATCTCCCAGCAGGGGAAAGGTGACATCCCATGGCCTCTCGGTCACCACAGAGCCAGCGATGCAGGACAGAGATGATGCAAACCGCCCTGCACACCAACCCGGGCTGAGGATCAAGGAGTCTGACCGGTGCAGCCTGTTCCATTCCTGGGAGATGGAGCTGAGCATCATCAGTGGGGTTTGGCAGCTCAGCCCTCTGAGCCCGCTGCTGCTCACCTAGCATGTTGGTTGGCATGCCCAGGAGGGTGTGCATCAGGTCGTGGACTTCCCGGTACCGCTGGATCACATACGCCAGCTCTTCATCATCAACAAACTTGGGTGGCATTCGGGTGTCTGGAGAAACCTTCTGCAAATCCAAAGAGGTCCAATTCAGCCCCTTCCAAACCTCCAGTTTCTGGCCTCATTGTTTAATGCACAGCAATACGTAGTGCCTTTCCTCAGTGCATCTCCCGGCCTCCAATAACAGGGGTCAGTGTCATTTACACAGATGAAAACTAAGGACTGTGCAGCACTGGTGACAAATCCAGCACTGTCCAACACTCAGCATCTCATCCGGTCTCCCCAGCTCCCTCTCATTCCTGGAGGGTCCCCCACAGGTTCCTCCATGGCTCCAATCTCCCTCTAAAGCACATCCATGCTCTCAACACAGGGATCAAGTACAGCCGTTTGCACCCTGTGAAACCCCACACTCACATTGTCCTCCAAGAACCGGACGTACTCTCGGCCCAGCGAGCCGTCCGGCAGCCCCCGCAGCTTGGACATGTCCAGGGTGGAGAGACGGATGCGAGGCCGTTCCCTGAAAGGAGAACACAGGTCAGTGAGTCTCCCAGTGAAACGCACAGCAGGGAGTCCTGGAGAAAGGGAGCCCCTGGAAGCCCTCATCCCCTGCCTCTGCCCCTCCCGGGCATTTTCCTTGCACGGATCCTGACTGCTCACTGCAGGGATAGCATCATCCTTATTTCTGTTGCTGAAGCTGGGACACAAATTGCTTAAAGGATCTACCTGAAGCCTTAGCAACAAAAGAGCTCTCATCTTGTGCTCCTGTAGCAACTCCAGTTGCAAAAACACCGGTGTCCTCTGCACCAAAATGCTGCTGCCATGTGGGCTGCCAGCCAGGCAGTCTCCAGCAACAGCCGGCCCCCGGAGAGCAGAGCTCTTTAGCATCTCTGCAAAGCAGCCAGAGCTTCAAAGGAACCCTAAAAAGGGGAGGGAATTTGTTCTAAACACaggtttaatttttctcctgctcAGGGTTTCACCGCCAGCCACGTGGCAACCGTGCATGGAAAGGTCTTCTCTCCAGGTTGTTGGCAAACAGGTGCCCCACAGCCCTGGAACTAAACAAAAGCTCTTTTATTTCCATACACAGGATAAATTCCTCCCATGATAAAAGCCCTGGATCCAGCAGCTGCTCAGCCCCTGGAGTGGAGGTGTCAGAGAGATAAGCAGGACTAGCACCAGCTTCACCCTGGCTGCAGGCTCTTCCTTCTGTATTTGGTGTCAAAGGGACCTCAGCAGctagaggattaaaaaaaaaaaaaagacttgtgtgCACAAATCCCTGCAATACCACGGGGCAAGGAGCCAGTGGGGACACCTCTCCCCAGCCCTCGGTGGCTTTGCTGTCCCCTCTCCGTGGGCAGTTCCTCGGCCCCATCCTGGTGCTCTGTGTCCTTTGCCAGATCAGCATCTGGAGCCAGAATCAGGCTGCTCTGCACAAACGTGAGGCAAAAGGCAGCTTCTCCCCAGCCCCTATGTGGTACAACCCAAACAATACACAAGCGGCAGGCGTGACACATAagaaggagcagggagaaagcAAGCAAATAAGCAGTAAGATCTTGGTTAATAAGAGATTCATAAAGTCCCTCCCGACATACGCTCGACAAGTCCCTGCAGACATGGAAGCAAAAGCGATCAAGCCTTAACAAGGAAGACAAGAGAAGTGGCCTCATTTCACAGCTTAGGGAGATGCTGCGggcactgaaaaagaaaatacgGAGGTGCCTAAGGAGGAGGCAGACCAGTGGAGACGAAGTCTCCAATGCAAGAGacacagcagcaggcacaggggAGAAATTCATGGACGTGGTGGGTTTTCACCCATTGCTGAGCAGTGATGAAAACCCACCACGTCCATGGATTTCTcccctgtgcctgctgctgcgTCTCCTTGCGTTGGCACCTGCCAGTTCCAGCAGTGAAGCAGAACAGACAGACAGCAACATTTGAAATAGGGCTGGGCCCAGCGCCTGCTCTGCTCTTGCCCTTAGACTTGCCACAGAACTCTCGTGATCattaaaaatagagtaaaatAAACAACCTGGAGGGTTAGAGCTAACAAAACGCCTGTGCCATTTTCAAGCCAGGGAGTGCAGGGCTCTCCCTTCACAGGGCCCAAGAAATGTGCTTGGACTCGTGTCTCCCTCCCACCACCAACCACGCGGCGAGGGAGGGGGGGATGCGGAGGGACGCACTGGAGGATGCGGTAACCTTCAGGGTGGTGTTTCATCTTGTCTCGCAGGTTGGGCAGGGCCAGGCAGCCTGTGGTCTCCCCGAGGACTGCCACCATGTCTGAAAGAGAGACCAGAGAGTGACCCAAGAGTGGTTTTTGCAACATCCAGCTGTCCTCAGTTGGCAGGTGAGGAAATGGGGCAACGAACCCCTcggccaggagcaggcaggaagccTGTGGCAAAGCAAGGAGCCCCACAAACCACGGATCTTCAGCTTCGGGGCTGCTCTGCCCCGGTGACACCCACAGAGAAGGACGTAGGAGCAGGCGTGAGGCCTGGGGGTCCAAGGAGGAATGAGATGGGGTGGGTGGCATCACAGGGGGCCAGGAGGAGATCACTGGGGTGTGTTTGGGGTTCCTCACCCACTTTTCCACAGCCTTCTGCCCTGGGCCAGGGCTCAGCCCTGCACTTGCCCCATTACTAAATGTCTCACCCAATGGGAGGAGAATTAAAAGTCCCATGAGAAACTCCCGGGAGACACGGGGCAGGATTTGCTGGACGTTAATAAGGCCGCTGGGTGGAAGGAGCCCCCCCCAGCTCAGCTTACCGTGTCTGTAGGGGTCACAGAGAGCCATAAAGGCCGAGCCGGCAGCCAGCAGCGCTTTCTGCAGCGGGCTGGTGGGGATGTGCCCGGGGTACAGCTGGTAgcacccttcctcctcctcctcctcctcctccccgctgcGGCCATCCCGGGCCGGCGGCTCGGCGCGGCTCAGACAGGCTCTGCCTGCGGGGAGCAGGGGGTGAGGAACCGGCCCGGAGAGACCCCAGCGCCCGCGGGCACCGGAGCGGGGCGGCCACCGCCCGGTCGGTCCCGGGGCTGCCGCGGAGGACGGGGACGGGGGAAGGCACTTGCCTGGGGAACCGAGGCCCGCCCGCAGCAGCGGGACCGCCGCCcgccgcagcagcagcatctcccccccctccccgccgccccgcgctgccgcctGCCCCGGAAGCGCCCGGCGgagcgggcggagcggggcgggcggagcggggcgggcagcgcgacATGGCGGCGGTACCGGGCGGGCTCTTCGCCGTCTACAAGCCGGCGGGGGTGGCGTGGAGCTGCGTCCGTGAGGCGGTGGAGTTGCGGCTGCTGCGCGGTGGGGACCGGCGGTGGGGACACCCCCGCTCCCCCGGGGGGCTGCCGGCCGCCCCTGACCGTCTCCCCGCTTCTCTTGCAGAGCTGAA
Proteins encoded:
- the COQ4 gene encoding ubiquinone biosynthesis protein COQ4 homolog, mitochondrial isoform X1, translated to MLLLRRAAVPLLRAGLGSPGKCLPPSPSSAAAPGPTGRWPPRSGARGRWGLSGPVPHPLLPAGRACLSRAEPPARDGRSGEEEEEEEEGCYQLYPGHIPTSPLQKALLAAGSAFMALCDPYRHDMVAVLGETTGCLALPNLRDKMKHHPEGYRILQERPRIRLSTLDMSKLRGLPDGSLGREYVRFLEDNKVSPDTRMPPKFVDDEELAYVIQRYREVHDLMHTLLGMPTNMLGEVVVKWFEAVQTGLPMCVLGAAFGPVRLSTRKLQVLATELVPWAIRSGRNASCILNVYYEQRWEQPVESLRKEIGIFPPPAVRV
- the COQ4 gene encoding ubiquinone biosynthesis protein COQ4 homolog, mitochondrial isoform X2; the protein is MLLLRRAAVPLLRAGLGSPGKACLSRAEPPARDGRSGEEEEEEEEGCYQLYPGHIPTSPLQKALLAAGSAFMALCDPYRHDMVAVLGETTGCLALPNLRDKMKHHPEGYRILQERPRIRLSTLDMSKLRGLPDGSLGREYVRFLEDNKVSPDTRMPPKFVDDEELAYVIQRYREVHDLMHTLLGMPTNMLGEVVVKWFEAVQTGLPMCVLGAAFGPVRLSTRKLQVLATELVPWAIRSGRNASCILNVYYEQRWEQPVESLRKEIGIFPPPAVRV